A single window of Providencia alcalifaciens DNA harbors:
- the yfaE gene encoding class I ribonucleotide reductase maintenance protein YfaE — translation MASHKITLRLTQGVQVPYHTDVHSSLLDALEDSRVPVEYQCREGYCGSCRVNLLKGKVGYKHKPIAFIQEGEILPCCCHPLSDIEIG, via the coding sequence ATGGCAAGTCATAAAATCACCCTGCGTCTTACGCAGGGTGTGCAGGTCCCCTACCACACCGACGTTCACAGCAGTTTACTGGACGCCCTTGAAGATAGCCGAGTGCCTGTCGAGTACCAATGTCGAGAAGGCTACTGTGGCTCTTGCCGCGTGAACTTACTCAAAGGCAAAGTCGGATATAAACACAAGCCCATTGCGTTTATTCAAGAGGGTGAAATTCTGCCCTGCTGCTGTCATCCGCTTTCCGATATTGAAATCGGGTAG
- the ubiG gene encoding bifunctional 2-polyprenyl-6-hydroxyphenol methylase/3-demethylubiquinol 3-O-methyltransferase UbiG, with protein sequence MNDTQDQTYLNVDKQEIEKFESIASRWWDLEGEFAPLHRINPLRLGYIMQRVDGIFGKKILDVGCGGGILSESMAREGADVTGLDMGADPLMVARLHSLESGIPVEYVQETVEQHADKHPQSYDIVTCMEMLEHVPDPQSVVRACAKLVKPGGHVIFSTINRNRKAWLMAVVAAEYVMKMVPKGTHDANKFIRPSELISWVDKTQLKEQHMIGLHYNPITDKFWLGPNVDVNYMLHTISE encoded by the coding sequence ATGAATGATACCCAAGACCAAACGTACCTAAACGTCGACAAACAAGAAATTGAAAAGTTTGAATCGATAGCGTCACGTTGGTGGGATCTTGAAGGCGAATTTGCCCCATTACACCGCATTAATCCGCTGCGTTTAGGCTACATCATGCAACGTGTAGACGGCATTTTTGGTAAAAAAATCCTCGATGTTGGCTGCGGTGGCGGTATTTTATCTGAAAGCATGGCGCGCGAAGGTGCGGATGTCACGGGTTTAGATATGGGCGCAGACCCGTTAATGGTCGCTCGTCTACACTCTCTGGAATCGGGTATTCCTGTGGAATACGTCCAAGAAACCGTCGAACAGCATGCGGATAAACACCCTCAGAGCTACGATATCGTTACTTGCATGGAAATGCTTGAACACGTCCCAGATCCACAATCTGTAGTCAGAGCCTGTGCGAAGTTAGTTAAACCTGGCGGACATGTCATTTTTTCCACCATTAACCGCAACAGAAAAGCATGGCTGATGGCGGTTGTGGCAGCCGAGTATGTGATGAAAATGGTTCCGAAAGGCACCCACGATGCCAATAAGTTTATTCGCCCATCCGAATTAATTAGCTGGGTCGATAAAACGCAATTAAAAGAACAACATATGATTGGTCTGCATTATAATCCAATCACTGATAAATTTTGGTTAGGGCCTAACGTTGATGTGAACTATATGCTGCATACGATCAGCGAATAA
- the nrdA gene encoding class 1a ribonucleoside-diphosphate reductase subunit alpha encodes MNQSLLVTKRDGHKERIDLDKIHKVITWAAEGLSNVSVSQVELRSQIQFYDGIRTSDIHETMIKAAADLITGETPDYQYLAARLAIFNLRKKAYGQFEPPKLYAHVKHLVEMGKYDKHLLEDYSEADFEQMDGFIDHWRDMNFSYAAVKQLEGKYLVQNRVTGEIYESAQFLYILVAACLFSHYPQATRLDYIRRFYDAVSTFKISLPTPIMAGVRTPTRQFSSCVLIECGDSLDSINATSSAIVKYVSQRAGIGINAGRIRALGSPIRGGEAFHTGCIPFYKHFQTAVKSCSQGGVRGGAATLFYPIWHLEVESLLVLKNNRGVEGNRVRHMDYGVQLNKLMYERLIKNQDITLFSPSDVPGLYDAFFADQDEFERLYVQYEQDEKIRKSSIKAVELFSLMMQERASTGRIYIQNVDHCNTHSPFDPQIAPVRQSNLCLEIALPTKPLNNVNDENGEIALCTLSAFNLGAIESLDELEELAILAVRALDALLDYQDYPIPAAQKGSMGRRTLGIGVINYAYYLAKHGVRYSDGSANNLTHKTFEAIQYYLLKASNELAKEQGACPWFNETTYAQGVLPIDTYKRELDKLTDEPLHYDWDTLRNDIKQYGLRNSTLSALMPSETSSQISNATNGIEPPRGYISIKASKDGILRQVVPDYENLKGAYELLWQMPSNSGYLQLVGIMQKFIDQSISSNTNYDPTRFPNGKVPMNQLLKDLLLAYKFGVKTLYYHNTRDGAEDVQGDLEEVVETADSDCEGGACKI; translated from the coding sequence ATGAACCAGAGTCTGTTAGTCACAAAACGTGATGGACATAAAGAACGCATTGACCTCGACAAAATCCATAAAGTTATTACATGGGCGGCGGAAGGTCTTAGTAACGTATCAGTTTCACAGGTGGAGTTACGTTCTCAGATTCAGTTTTATGATGGGATCAGAACTTCTGATATTCACGAAACGATGATTAAAGCCGCTGCTGACTTAATCACCGGTGAAACACCAGATTATCAATACCTTGCTGCACGCTTAGCGATTTTTAACCTGCGCAAAAAAGCCTATGGCCAGTTTGAACCACCAAAATTATATGCCCACGTAAAACATCTGGTTGAGATGGGTAAATATGATAAGCATTTGCTGGAAGACTACTCTGAAGCAGATTTCGAGCAAATGGATGGTTTTATTGACCACTGGCGTGATATGAATTTCTCCTACGCAGCTGTTAAACAGTTAGAAGGGAAATATTTAGTTCAAAACCGTGTCACCGGTGAAATCTACGAAAGCGCCCAATTTTTATATATTCTGGTTGCAGCATGCTTGTTTTCTCACTACCCACAAGCAACCCGTTTAGATTACATCCGCCGCTTCTATGATGCGGTATCGACATTCAAAATTTCTTTACCTACGCCAATTATGGCGGGGGTACGTACACCTACACGTCAATTCAGCTCTTGTGTGCTGATTGAGTGCGGTGACAGCCTTGATTCTATCAACGCAACCTCAAGTGCTATCGTGAAATATGTGTCTCAGCGTGCCGGTATCGGTATCAACGCGGGTCGCATCCGTGCACTGGGTAGCCCAATCCGTGGTGGCGAAGCATTCCACACCGGCTGTATCCCATTCTATAAGCATTTCCAAACTGCAGTAAAATCTTGCTCTCAAGGTGGCGTACGTGGTGGTGCAGCAACTCTGTTCTACCCTATCTGGCACTTAGAAGTAGAAAGTTTATTAGTGCTGAAAAACAACCGTGGTGTTGAAGGAAACCGTGTTCGCCATATGGACTACGGTGTGCAGCTCAACAAATTAATGTATGAGCGCCTGATCAAAAACCAAGATATCACCCTATTCAGCCCATCTGATGTTCCGGGCTTATACGATGCATTCTTCGCTGATCAAGACGAATTCGAACGCCTATATGTGCAATATGAGCAAGATGAGAAAATCCGTAAATCTAGCATAAAAGCGGTTGAATTGTTCTCATTAATGATGCAAGAACGTGCATCTACAGGTCGTATCTACATTCAGAACGTTGACCACTGCAACACCCACAGCCCATTTGATCCGCAGATTGCCCCTGTTCGTCAATCCAATCTGTGTTTGGAAATTGCACTACCAACTAAGCCATTAAATAACGTCAATGACGAAAATGGTGAAATTGCCCTGTGTACGCTATCTGCATTTAACTTAGGCGCGATTGAAAGCCTCGATGAGTTAGAAGAGTTAGCTATCCTAGCGGTTCGTGCATTAGACGCATTATTAGACTACCAAGATTACCCAATCCCTGCGGCGCAAAAAGGTTCTATGGGCCGTCGTACTCTGGGTATTGGTGTGATTAACTACGCTTACTATTTAGCGAAGCACGGCGTTCGTTACTCCGATGGCAGTGCCAATAACCTAACGCACAAAACATTCGAAGCGATTCAATATTACTTACTGAAAGCCTCAAATGAATTAGCGAAAGAGCAAGGTGCTTGCCCGTGGTTCAATGAAACCACCTATGCACAAGGCGTGTTACCTATCGACACTTACAAACGTGAGCTAGATAAATTAACTGATGAGCCGCTGCATTATGATTGGGATACACTGCGTAACGATATTAAACAATATGGCCTGCGCAACTCGACACTGTCTGCATTAATGCCATCAGAGACCTCGTCTCAGATTTCTAACGCGACCAATGGTATCGAACCACCCCGCGGATATATCAGCATTAAAGCATCAAAAGACGGTATCCTACGCCAAGTGGTACCAGATTACGAAAATCTGAAAGGTGCTTATGAGCTATTATGGCAAATGCCTTCCAATAGCGGCTATTTGCAGTTAGTTGGGATCATGCAGAAGTTTATCGACCAGTCGATTTCTTCGAACACAAACTATGACCCAACCCGTTTCCCAAATGGCAAAGTGCCAATGAATCAGCTGTTAAAAGATTTATTGTTAGCCTATAAGTTTGGTGTGAAAACACTTTACTACCACAACACCCGAGATGGTGCTGAAGATGTTCAGGGGGATCTGGAAGAGGTTGTTGAAACCGCAGATTCTGATTGTGAAGGCGGAGCTTGTAAAATTTAA
- the gyrA gene encoding DNA topoisomerase (ATP-hydrolyzing) subunit A, whose amino-acid sequence MSEIAREITPVNIEEELKSSYLDYAMSVIVGRALPDVRDGLKPVHRRVLFAMNVLGNDWNKPYKKSARIVGDVIGKYHPHGDSAVYETIVRLAQPFSMRYMLVDGQGNFGSVDGDSAAAMRYTEIRMAKIAHEMLADLEKETVDFVPNYDGTEQIPEVMPTRIPSLLVNGSSGIAVGMATNIPPHNLGEVINGCLAYIEDEDISIEGLMEHIPGPDFPTAAIINGRRGIIDAYRTGRGKVYIRARAEVEVDEKTSRETIIVHEIPYQVNKARLIEKIAELVKEKRVEGISALRDESDKDGMRIVIEIKRDAVGEVVLNNLYSLTQLQVSFGINMVALHQGQPKILNLKDIIAAFVRHRREVVTRRTIFELRKARDRAHILEALAVALANIDPIIELIRKAPTPAEAKAGLISRSWALGNVAAMLERAGDNAARPEWLEPQYGVHEGQYFLTEQQAQAILDLRLQKLTGLEHEKLLEEYRELLKQIEELLFILRSPERLMEVIREELEVIRDVYNDPRRTEITENTADINIEDLINQEDVVVTLSHQGYVKYQPLSDYEAQRRGGKGKSAARIKEEDFIERLLVANTHDTILCFSSRGRLYWMKVYQLPEASRGARGRPIVNLLPLEQDERITAILPVREYEEGYYVFMATASGTVKKTPLQDFSRPRSAGIIAVNLNEGDELIGVDLTNGSNEVMLFSAQGKVVRFAEDAVRGMGRTATGVRGIKLMDDDKVVSLIIPRGEGHILTVTENGFGKRTEETEYPTKSRATQGVISIKVSERNGHVVGAIQVEDTDQIMMITDAGTLVRTRVSEVSVVGRNTQGVTLIRTAEDEKVVGLQRVAETEDDENADEDGIDVDGDVQTDVDTEQ is encoded by the coding sequence ATGAGCGAGATTGCCAGAGAAATCACCCCAGTCAATATCGAAGAAGAACTGAAAAGTTCCTATTTGGATTATGCAATGTCCGTTATCGTCGGTCGTGCACTTCCAGATGTTCGAGATGGACTGAAGCCAGTACACCGCCGAGTGTTATTTGCGATGAATGTACTGGGAAATGATTGGAATAAACCCTATAAAAAGTCTGCCCGTATCGTCGGGGACGTCATCGGTAAATACCATCCACATGGAGACAGCGCCGTTTATGAGACAATCGTCCGTCTCGCGCAGCCTTTCTCTATGCGCTACATGCTGGTAGATGGTCAGGGGAACTTTGGTTCAGTTGACGGAGACTCCGCCGCTGCAATGCGTTATACGGAAATCCGTATGGCGAAAATTGCCCATGAAATGCTGGCTGATTTAGAAAAAGAAACCGTAGACTTTGTCCCTAACTATGATGGTACAGAGCAAATTCCTGAAGTGATGCCAACTCGAATTCCTAGTTTACTGGTGAATGGTTCGTCTGGTATTGCGGTCGGGATGGCAACCAATATTCCGCCTCATAATCTAGGGGAAGTGATTAATGGTTGCTTAGCCTATATCGAAGATGAAGATATTAGTATCGAAGGCTTGATGGAGCACATTCCGGGACCAGACTTCCCGACTGCAGCTATCATCAATGGTCGTCGTGGTATTATTGATGCTTATCGCACGGGTCGCGGCAAAGTATATATTCGTGCTCGCGCAGAAGTTGAAGTCGATGAGAAAACGAGCCGTGAAACGATCATCGTCCATGAAATTCCTTATCAAGTAAATAAAGCACGCTTGATTGAAAAAATTGCAGAATTAGTTAAAGAAAAACGTGTTGAAGGCATCAGTGCACTACGTGATGAGTCTGATAAAGACGGTATGCGTATTGTTATTGAAATTAAGCGCGATGCAGTCGGCGAAGTGGTGCTGAATAATCTGTATTCACTGACTCAATTGCAAGTTTCTTTCGGTATCAACATGGTCGCTCTGCATCAGGGGCAGCCAAAAATTCTGAACCTGAAAGATATTATAGCCGCGTTTGTTCGCCACCGTCGTGAAGTGGTTACCCGACGTACTATTTTCGAACTGCGTAAAGCCCGTGACCGTGCGCACATCCTTGAAGCGTTGGCGGTGGCACTGGCAAATATCGACCCAATTATCGAATTGATCCGTAAAGCACCAACGCCTGCGGAAGCAAAAGCTGGGCTGATTTCCCGTTCTTGGGCTTTGGGTAATGTGGCTGCAATGTTGGAACGTGCGGGTGATAATGCTGCGCGTCCTGAGTGGTTAGAGCCACAATATGGTGTCCATGAAGGTCAATATTTCCTGACTGAACAACAAGCACAAGCGATTTTGGATCTACGTTTACAGAAATTAACGGGCCTTGAGCATGAAAAACTGCTGGAAGAGTACCGCGAACTTCTGAAACAAATCGAAGAGTTACTGTTTATTTTGCGTAGCCCTGAACGTTTGATGGAAGTCATTCGTGAAGAGTTAGAAGTGATTCGTGATGTTTACAACGACCCGCGTCGTACTGAGATCACTGAAAATACCGCAGATATCAATATTGAAGATTTGATCAACCAAGAAGATGTAGTGGTAACGCTATCTCACCAAGGTTATGTGAAGTATCAGCCATTGTCTGACTACGAAGCACAACGCCGTGGTGGTAAAGGTAAATCCGCAGCACGCATTAAAGAAGAAGACTTTATTGAGCGTCTGTTGGTGGCGAATACCCACGATACTATCCTGTGTTTCTCAAGTCGTGGCCGCTTATATTGGATGAAAGTATATCAATTACCTGAAGCTAGCCGTGGTGCTCGTGGACGTCCAATTGTGAACTTATTGCCACTTGAGCAAGATGAACGTATCACCGCTATTTTACCTGTGCGTGAATACGAAGAGGGCTATTATGTCTTTATGGCTACCGCGAGCGGTACCGTGAAGAAAACCCCTCTGCAAGATTTCAGTCGTCCAAGAAGTGCCGGTATTATTGCCGTGAACTTGAACGAAGGCGATGAGCTGATTGGTGTTGATTTAACCAACGGTAGCAATGAAGTCATGCTGTTCTCTGCACAAGGTAAAGTTGTTCGCTTTGCAGAAGATGCCGTTCGCGGAATGGGGCGTACAGCGACTGGTGTTCGCGGTATTAAATTAATGGACGACGATAAAGTTGTTTCTTTAATTATTCCTCGTGGTGAAGGCCATATTCTGACGGTGACTGAAAACGGCTTTGGTAAGCGTACTGAAGAAACGGAATACCCAACAAAATCTCGTGCAACTCAAGGGGTTATCTCCATTAAGGTGAGCGAGCGTAATGGTCATGTCGTTGGCGCTATCCAAGTTGAGGATACCGACCAAATTATGATGATTACAGATGCAGGGACTCTGGTCCGTACCCGCGTTTCTGAAGTTAGCGTCGTTGGGCGTAATACTCAAGGTGTGACGTTGATCCGTACGGCTGAAGATGAAAAAGTAGTTGGTTTACAACGTGTTGCTGAAACTGAAGACGATGAAAATGCCGATGAAGATGGTATTGATGTTGACGGTGATGTGCAGACTGATGTAGATACCGAACAGTAA
- the nrdB gene encoding class Ia ribonucleoside-diphosphate reductase subunit beta, whose product MSHSYTIFSQKKNNQLLEPMFFGQPVNVARFDQQKYPIFEKLIEKQLSFFWRPEEVDVARDRIDYNALPDHEKHIFISNLKYQTLLDSIQGRSPNVAFLPLISIPELETWVETWSFSETIHSRSYTHIIRNIVNDPAIIFDDIVENEEILKRAKDISEYYDTLIEMTNYYHMFGEGTHTLGGKQITVSLRALKKQLYLCLMSVNALEAIRFYVSFACSFAFAERELMEGNAKIIKLIARDEALHLTGTQHMLNLLRSGQDDPEMAEIAAECEDECYRLFVDAAEQEKEWAEYLFSEGSMIGLNKDILCQYVEYITNIRMQAVGLKLPFKGRSNPIPWINAWLVSDNVQVAPQEVEVSSYLVGQIDAEVNTDDLSDFEL is encoded by the coding sequence ATGTCACATTCATACACGATTTTTTCTCAGAAAAAAAATAACCAACTGCTGGAGCCGATGTTTTTCGGCCAACCTGTGAACGTTGCTCGTTTTGATCAGCAAAAATATCCTATTTTTGAAAAACTGATTGAAAAGCAGCTCTCATTCTTCTGGCGTCCAGAAGAAGTTGACGTGGCGCGCGACCGTATAGACTACAATGCGCTACCAGATCATGAGAAACATATTTTTATCAGTAACCTGAAATACCAAACGCTGCTCGACTCTATTCAGGGTCGCAGCCCTAACGTGGCATTTTTGCCACTGATTTCAATCCCAGAATTAGAAACTTGGGTTGAAACTTGGTCATTCTCGGAAACTATTCACTCACGTTCATACACACATATTATTCGTAATATCGTGAATGATCCGGCGATTATCTTCGACGATATCGTTGAGAATGAAGAAATTCTGAAGCGTGCAAAAGATATTTCTGAGTACTACGACACGCTGATCGAAATGACCAACTATTACCATATGTTTGGTGAAGGAACGCATACTCTTGGTGGTAAACAAATCACCGTTTCACTGCGTGCACTGAAAAAGCAACTTTATTTATGCTTAATGAGCGTTAACGCCCTTGAAGCCATTCGTTTCTATGTCAGCTTCGCGTGCTCTTTCGCCTTTGCTGAGCGCGAATTGATGGAAGGTAACGCAAAAATCATCAAGCTAATTGCTCGCGATGAAGCGCTGCACTTAACGGGAACTCAGCATATGTTGAACCTGTTACGCTCAGGCCAAGACGACCCTGAAATGGCGGAGATTGCCGCTGAGTGTGAAGACGAATGCTATCGCCTGTTTGTGGATGCGGCAGAACAAGAAAAAGAGTGGGCTGAATATCTGTTCAGTGAAGGCTCGATGATTGGTCTGAACAAAGATATTCTGTGCCAGTATGTGGAATACATCACTAACATTCGTATGCAAGCGGTTGGCCTGAAGCTTCCATTCAAAGGACGTTCTAACCCTATTCCATGGATTAATGCATGGTTAGTGTCTGATAACGTTCAAGTGGCACCACAAGAAGTCGAAGTCAGCTCTTATTTAGTCGGCCAGATTGACGCTGAAGTTAACACCGATGATTTGAGTGATTTCGAACTGTAA